The sequence CCGGGCGCACACGTCACGCGTGACGGCCGCGCGAGCCGTTCGCGTCGTTGGGTCCCCGGTGCTCGTCGACATCGCGGCGGACGTCGGATCCGCTGCGGTCGTCGACGTCCCGCCGGGTGTCGGCCGCCCGCGCGTCGTCCGTGACGTCAGGATCGACCTCGTCGGCCCGGCGCAGCCGGTCCTGCGTCTCCTGCTGCAGCCCGGCCGCCTGCGACTGCTTGGCCTCGCTCTCGCGCGCCAGCCGATCCGCTTCGAGCTTGGCCGCTCGCGCGTCCGCGTCGGCCTTCGCGGCGTCGGCCGAGGCCTGGGCGGCGGCGACGCTCTCGGCTTCCGCGCGGTCTTGCGTGCGCTGCGCCTCCGCCCGGATCTCCTGCGCTTTGCTCCGCTGCTGATTGGCCCGCGTCTCGCGTGCCTTCCGCGACATCATCGCCACGATGATCACGACGGCGATGACGACGACGACCGCGACGATGATCCAGATGAGTGTGCCGGTATCCACGATGATCCGCCTCCTCGAAATTCGGGTGACTCCAGTGGACCGCGATTCGGATGCCTCGGGCAACGGCTTGCGGATCGGTGCCGATTCGTGCTCGCGGCCGAGGCCGATGCGTCAGGTGGTCGCAGGTGCAGGGGCAGGTGCAGGCGGAGGCGGAGGATGGAGGAGCTATCCGCATGAGCAGGGCGCAGGTCGCAGGTGCATGGCGCAGGTCACACGTCGCGCAGGTCACAGGTCACAGGGCGCAGGACGCAGGTGCATGGCACAGGGCGTAGGGCCCAGGGCGCAGGTGCATGGCGCAGAGCGCAAGGTTGCACATCGCAGGTCGCAGGATGCGACCCCCGGAGCAGCCCGGAGGATCGGGTCGCAGGAGGCGACCCCTGGAACACACCGCAGTAGCATGACGAGGTGCACCCGACGAGGCGCCTGGAGCGACCGGAGATCGCAGCACGACTCCGCGCCTCGGGGTGCGTCTTCGCCGACGAGGAAGCCCGGTTGCTCGACGAGGCCGCTGATGACGCGCAGACGCTGGTCGACCTCGTCGAACGGCGTGCGGCCGGCGAACCCCTCGAGCCGTTGCTCGGCTGGGTCGACTTCGCGGGTCTTCGGCTCCGGGTGGGGCCCGGCGTGTTCGTCCCCCGGCAGCGCACCTCGGTGCTCGCGATGGAAGCGGGTCGGCTCGCCTCGTCGAAGTCGGCACCGGTCGTCGTGGACCTCTGCTGCGGTGTCGGCGCGATCGCCGCCGTCATCGGGGCCACGGGAGCACCGCATCGGCTCGTGGCGGCGGATCTGGACCCCGCGGCGGTCGAGCTCGCCGCGCAGAATCTCGCCGCGTACGACGGCGAGGCCTACGTGGGCGACCTGTACGACGCGCTCCCACGTGCCCTCGAAGGCAGGGTCGACGTGCTCGCGGTCAACGCGCCCTACGTGCCCAGCGCCGAGATCGGGGGGATGCCGCGCGAAGCGCGGGAGTACGAGCCCCGGCATGCCCTCGACGGCGGCGCCGACGGGCTCGAGCTCCACCGGCGCGTAGCCGGCGCGGCGCGGGACTGGCTCGCCCCCGGTGGTCACCTGCTCATCGAGTCGAGCACGGCCCAGGCCGAGTGCACCGAGCAGCTCGTGCGCGCGATCGGCCTCAGCACGCGCATCGTCTCCGACGACGAGCTCGGCGCGACGGTCGTGATCGGGGTGGCGCCGGCCTGATGCCCGCGCTGACGCGCATCACTCGTCGCCGGACCTGGCTGCGCGCAGGATGGCCATCACCTCGTCGTCCGTGGTCTGCGCGAAGTCGACGTAGTGCATCCCGACCGCCATGAAGCTTCGCGGCGCCCGGAGCGCGACGACCTCATCGGCCTCGTGGAAGGAGGCGATCACGTCGGGCGCGGCGACGGGCGTTGCGAGGACCACCCGGACTGCACCGAGCTCGCGGGCCATCGCGCAGGCCACGCGTGCCGTGGCGCCGGTCGCCACGCCGTCGTCGACCACGACGGCCGTGCGACCCGCGAGGTCGATGGGCGCAGCTCCGCCACGGAACCGGGCGACCCGGGCCTCGACCTCCGCGCGCTCGCGGCGCTCGAGCGCGCGGGCCTCGCGCTCGTCGATCCGCGTTCGGC is a genomic window of Agromyces protaetiae containing:
- a CDS encoding phosphoribosyltransferase, yielding MPIERFADRRDAGRRLGLELRSRLLDRPIVLGLPRGGVPVADEVARALDAPLDVLVVRKIGVPWQREVAMGAVGERGAVVWNDDVRSRTRIDEREARALERRERAEVEARVARFRGGAAPIDLAGRTAVVVDDGVATGATARVACAMARELGAVRVVLATPVAAPDVIASFHEADEVVALRAPRSFMAVGMHYVDFAQTTDDEVMAILRAARSGDE
- a CDS encoding putative protein N(5)-glutamine methyltransferase, with translation MHPTRRLERPEIAARLRASGCVFADEEARLLDEAADDAQTLVDLVERRAAGEPLEPLLGWVDFAGLRLRVGPGVFVPRQRTSVLAMEAGRLASSKSAPVVVDLCCGVGAIAAVIGATGAPHRLVAADLDPAAVELAAQNLAAYDGEAYVGDLYDALPRALEGRVDVLAVNAPYVPSAEIGGMPREAREYEPRHALDGGADGLELHRRVAGAARDWLAPGGHLLIESSTAQAECTEQLVRAIGLSTRIVSDDELGATVVIGVAPA